The Pelodiscus sinensis isolate JC-2024 chromosome 30, ASM4963464v1, whole genome shotgun sequence genome has a window encoding:
- the LOC102445571 gene encoding olfactory receptor 10K1-like has protein sequence MEKEDGRNRTLIMEFILLGFGDVSGLEPLLILLFLLIYIVTIAGNLLIVALVVVDHNLHTPMYFFLGNLDCVEICYSSTILPVLLAELLTGDRTICVHCCLAQLYSFGIMKTGENLLLTAMSYDRYLAICHPLRYAALMNGRVCCQLVVGCWLCTFLVVGTLNYFFFSLTFCDSKEIDHYFCDFSPMMKLSCSDTRTLQLVTLIISAIGTVVPLLLTLASYVCIITAILRIPSSIGRQKAFSTCSSHLIVVSILYITLIIVYVFPSINTSTVLHKVFSLFYTVLNPMITPIIYSLRNKEVKKSLTKAIVKLIAFKNRHRI, from the coding sequence ATGGAGAAAGAGGACGGAAGAAATCGAACCCTCATCATGGAATTCATCCTCTTAGGATTTGGGGATGTCTCCGGACTGGAGCCTCTTCTCATCCTCTTGTTTCTACTCATCTACATTGTAACGATTGCTGGAAACCTCCTCATTGTTGCGTTAGTTGTCGTTGATCATaatcttcacacccccatgtacttcttcctggggaacttGGATTGTGTGGAGATTTGCTACAGTTCCACCATCCTGCCCGTCCTCCTGGCAGAGCTTCTGACTGGGGACAGGACAATTTGTGTTCACTGCTGCCTTGCGCAATTATATTCGTTTGGTATCATGAAAACGGGAGAAAACCTGCTGCTCACGGCCATGTCTTACGATCGGTATTTAGCGATATGCCATCCCCTCCGATACGCAGCTCTGATGAACGGACGGGTGTGTTGCCAGCTAGTGGTGGGGTGTTGGCTGTGTACTTTTCTGGTTGTTGGCACACTAAATTATTTCTTCTTCTCATTAACGTTCTGTGACTCCAAAGAAATTGACCATTACTTCTGTGATTTTTCACCCATGATGAAGCTCTCCTGTAGTGATACCCGAACTCTACAACTCGTGACATTAATTATCTCTGCTATAGGAACGGTAGTGCCTTTGCTATTGACATTGGCTTCCTACGTTTGTATCATCACCGCCATCCTGCGAATCCCGTCGTCCATCGGgcggcaaaaggccttttccacctgctcctcacaCCTCATTGTGGTGTCTATTTTATACATCACCCTTATCATTGTCTATGTGTTTCCATCAATCAACACGTCCACGGTCCTTCACAAAGTGTTCTCGCTCTTCTACACAGTCCTGAATCCCATGATCACCCCCAttatctacagcctgaggaacaaggaggtcAAAAAGTCCCTGACAAAAGCTATTGTGAAATTGATTGCATTCAAAAACAGGCACAGAATCTGA
- the LOC106732142 gene encoding olfactory receptor 10A2-like, translating into MEKMEGRNETVILEFILLGFGDVSDLQPLVFLVFLLIYLVTMAGNTLIIVLVLVEPHFHAPMYFFLGNLAFVEICYSSTILPKFLASLQTGDRTISVKACLVQTYFFAIIATAENLLLMAMSYDRYLAICHPLRYAALMNGWVCCLLVTGPWLYSFLVVGVLTSFLFPLTFCESQEIDHYFCDFSPVIKLSCYDPQFLKLTTLISSIIGTVVPLLLTLASYVCIITSILRIPSSIGRQKAFSTCSSHLIVVSIIYVTLIIVYVFPSLNTSAVLHKVFSLFYTVLNPMITPIIYSLRNKEVKESLRKMIGTLVAFRNRHRI; encoded by the coding sequence ATGGAGAAAATGGAAGGAAGAAATGAAACTGTGATCCTGGAATTCATCCTCTTAGGATTTGGGGATGTCTCTGACCTGCAGCCGCTTGTTTTCCTCGTGTTTCTACTGATCTATCTTGTGACTATGGCTGGAAACACCCTCATCATTGTGCTAGTTCTGGTTGAACCTCACTTTCATGCCCCAATGTACTTTTTCCTGGGGAACTTGGCCTTCGTGGAGATCTGCTACAGCTCTACCATCCTGCCCAAGTTTTTGGCCAGTCTTCAGACGGGGGACAGAACCATTTCTGTGAAGGCCTGCCTGGTGCAAACCTATTTTTTTGCCATCATAGCAACGGCAGAAAATCTGCTCCTGATGGCTATGTCTTACGACCGGTATCTAGCGATATGCCACCCGCTCCGATACGCCGCCCTAATGAACGGCTGGGTGTGTTGCCTGCTAGTGACGGGCCCCTGGCTGTACAGTTTTCTGGTGGTCGGTGTATTGACTAGTTTCTTGTTCCCATTAACGTTCTGTGAATCTCAAGAAATTGACCATTACTTCTGTGATTTTTCACCCGTGATAAAGCTCTCCTGCTACGACCCCCAGTTTCTGAAACTGACAACATTAATTAGCTCTATCATTGGGACAGTAGTGCCTTTGTTATTGACCCTGGCTTCCTATGTTTGTATCATCACCTCCATCCTGCGAATCCCGTCCTCCATCGGgcggcaaaaggccttttccacctgctcctcccacctcattgtggtgtCCATCATATACGTGACCCTTATCATTGTCTACGTGTTTCCATCACTCAACACATCTGCAGTCCTCCACAAAGTGTTCTCGCTCTTCTACACAGTCCTGAATCCCATGATCACCCCCAttatctacagcctgaggaacaaggaggtgaAAGAGTCGCTAAGAAAAATGATTGGGACACTGGTTGCCTTCAGAAACAGGCACAGAATCTGA